The following are from one region of the Etheostoma spectabile isolate EspeVRDwgs_2016 chromosome 17, UIUC_Espe_1.0, whole genome shotgun sequence genome:
- the tacc2 gene encoding uncharacterized protein tacc2 isoform X12, protein MQFCRKVLCKPCSARVTSPEEDMEYKMGSCIGISHRQAEAHAESLTRRDNRALLTEASASQQSLLSQPVLPDIPVITGEEESGGAARDQEELEFPHDLLPSLDFSSELNIWESSLGAQTSSGKRICKQVDPLLAGPHHHTEVSRSPLVLDARPHDSDPVLTDVQPSPRPTATPDTGVRPPTPSPSVLLDLELKQAIQECEEQMASLGILNPTGPPSITPGKVNDVGKKTGEGMVNKFNESSSLPPITVQPGHSNGGHGNKGTHGNSEVASSQKDTVVFSFRNYILGTENSAGAAGTESEKKAEKEINEQKERHTHTQLETTTDLFKETQEEVAFSEVRNRSREEHVDSKAGIEENGTLDCNAVNREKDTAAITEIVDIKKEKRDESSIIVCIDKKGKKDQSVDETSECNTLHLKDSDALSEMTSSPCAKHAGQDKTAKKKDKKKQRRKKKIEEKNTETGQKEKAVVQPENELQAVSLIKAGNHIDSTANTESVSQAALTVICGEQPDNGFASKQQLSPGGKPIPSPPLSSSHSRQDHLTACSPASNQALSQRPHLSDNHNHTDASCRINHSSDEIPQPKQHVTGGVTDNQHTTLTHVQTTVINPAASADKRSDAQTHELTTVTSEAVILTQENPSPLSNSWTCVGESSVESALEQPLVVVAALPPATPTMPEVIESKGEGESTRRDSLAVAAVAVAESEKAVGEKDLGGTGKCLSSADEEKEGHLDNLPQFALICSQGKGSLAFSAKEGQASSEESCSSKMPHNSAETEMKGPGETSVRSADTGVSPAEEGDKEKESLCLEVYINTSPFGLLTSPDCQDYSAVGLEEAGRGGGEGEVGEKGRLATEHSSFSQPEGSASGVSSAETETRPPTDVAESQLKSQSWTEPIATIPESICTEQDRLSQPCQEQHGAAISPLPTNPEQSSSNTNKGVRADLKQNFISEEALSLGHICRESSIPETEGNNGQILLSLISPQLLTSSQQISVEQQASNIQQVQPKSSTTETSTAVSSAAEFQVQKQSNSGAMSGVDVYVCNRSRGNNRVHFADTVKQESSSSLDLRNMSVPAMDCASLPPLTVHESLHHPVVEASYTFPEFLSLKKSEIPADTTPAKDELAKRSSADSPKPQEDLQLNKGNTGTKDTKENNNIDQSGNNNLETNTVDLQSATEACSKQLPCPTEKNQTGDVIQTAESAVSEADQPTVEQVSAKVTKQIEAETEKDGVTLCLSTEKEIDKLHASSKGLVKAGLPQESPLIWDATEGNLHPLSSCSVLPADDVTCKLLSDVSTELPVGQLSTDLDPSSAAKTVICTASLQTKPSHPSYQPPTQLDQTPPRKLVPSDPMKASEGSEPIICSAILTKDESATSEVTASDQSIPVIEQFAGNSSFVLRPPGPMLSHLEFIADCDISLPVQTDNASADSDRTKVSGEVDCNKSKEMTQMSLAHDLEYSGVNVKAHETCPKLEDRNDVKETVVEFEFSAINNLNIQFSQEGNLSPHPPGAVGVLAKGGSDNVISLSHSEPRPVGIKPVICEASIKDYDGIKQDNMTEKMGDETFTLFAEEKKKVEEATMDNQRETADSSKMQKGKTDTAPQQSNGRDKEAGEEIGDLQPQHKHKVHKTESPVSDIKEEVERKSGIASERQSKTSFSSEDMLVAEVDSDTQTVYDQSLRQTLTATLESSTDKDTAPDLNAALGQSQSTPEPNCFAQQQEQQQRCLYYLQCLGSRHPTQELSDGCLDGGEKTNSQALVPSVKGVAEGRDGSVGSDELTGDDSSGNERVMGDGEGEQAGLFHLASDLNKSRRAAERNASAEIGSVTTGSYVDETRQGMDENKSPALGVVGSNTDTEFVNDPVGKRQQKGNLSASCQDQHGNPETLKNTAVSVEILSQEHETSPSQISFSSKVSTDSHGIHLAVTPSTNQGEEIHTKIFSALVGQPETVEKDFSAATAVKSNISQTEECEIQDTVCRPLKLQSFNKTSTTQSSPVVQTPIKGPDVEEITKADKAPLEEGKASSQGKGQSEIKELNNKSMNKQKVINPTVSAKDSGSTGLSKATENDNDIKDKTSLIITGPSVVLSKCPDDCASTPPAAPTQSEKPHDQVSLSKPRDDTAVNLIVADSHREGTSPEKASVEQVSVNTEPADVSESPAPGLPAREPDINWIQALKEAASQSQSKQETSRPLPSLESPQLEFLTPTEEIAAPLRQEEIPPPERAAAKTTEIPPPNLVKKPVDLPEPLQKTAELPEPTLQTVEFPEETKKVELLEPSKKEEEPPVELPEPKREPVTASQIEKELTELQEPTKITKELPEPTNNEVEFPEPTENKEPEPTKTETEEPEKELISELPEEQVEKPVEIPAEETAATETVQYPAEELQDSGSSLTEQAERGDRAPASSPPSSSEYHFLPALPPHLQDTTEFPTPPPTPPERYTSEALPTPPASPCFPPPPPPAPASPPVPPAYQGEDHCPASAPCHPPLSNTFRVKRSPKKSPTSDPSQDLTPADEAPSLHPQDDHATDEEKLASSTSHKWAALPDMDADLNCDQQDFPQPCDLTSFVNENSLPHPVQDYEIEYMEKIGSASPPLSVKKPSLYLKLDSVSDNLTKNTCDHGSEPSSPCTGSFEEMEAQITAGIKTPVLSSRSGPEGSAGDKGRKRESEALSRTQSVERDEQSQGGECHTANALL, encoded by the exons ATGCAGTTTTGCAGAAAGGTGCTATGCAAGCCGTGTAGTGCCAGAGTCACTTCACCAGAGGAGGACATGGAATACAAGATGGGGAGCTGCATCGGAATCTCACACAGACAG GCTGAAGCTCACGCTGAGAGTTTGACCCGGAGGGACAACAGAGCGCTTCTGACTGAAGCCTCGGCCAGCCAGCAGAGCCTGCTGTCTCAACCAGTGCTCCCAGACATCCCAGTCATCACCGGAGAGGAGGAGAGTGGTGGTGCGGCTCGAGATCAGGAGGAGCTTGAGTTTCCTCATGACCTGCTGCCCAGTCTAGACTTCAGCAGTGAGCTCAACATCTGGGAGTCCTCGCTGGG AGCTCAGACTAGCTCAGGTAAGAGGATATGTAAGCAAGTGGACCCTCTGTTGGCGGGCCCGCATCATCACACGGAAGTCAGTCGATCACCGCTGGTCCTAGATGCAAG GCCTCATGACAGCGACCCAGTTCTCACAGATGTTCAGCCTTCACCTCGGCCCACTGCCACACCTGACACAGGAGTCCGACCCCCGACGCCTTCCCCATCTGTGCTCCTAGATCTGGAACTCAAACAGGCCATCCAGGAATGTGAAGAACAAATGGCCTCACTGGGCATACTTAATCCCACAGGGCCCCCCAGCATCACGCCTGGGAAGGTTAATGATGTAGGCAAGAAAACTGGAGAAGGGATGGTTAATAAATTCAATGAGTCATCTTCACTGCCTCCAATCACAGTCCAGCCAGGACATAGCAACGGGGGCCATGGAAACAAGGGTACACATGGAAACAGTGAAGTAGCAAGCAGTCAGAAAGATACAGTTGTGTTTAGTTTTAGGAATTACATTCTGGGCACTGAGAATAGTGCCGGTGCAGCAGGGACGGAGAgtgaaaaaaaggcagaaaaagaaataaatgagcagaaggaaagacacacacatacacaattagAAACAACAACAGATTTATTTAAGGAAACTCAAGAAGAAGTTGCATTTTCTGAGGTGAGAAACCGTTCCAGAGAGGAACATGTTGATTCTAAAGCAGGCATCGAGGAAAATGGCACTCTAGATTGTAATGCAGTTAATAGGGAGAAAGACACAGCGGCAATAACAGAGATTGTggacataaagaaagaaaagcgtGACGAGTCCAGTATTATCGTTTGTATAgataaaaagggaaagaaagatcAATCAGTTGATGAGACATCAGAGTGCAATACTCTTCATTTAAAGGATAGCGATGCATTGTCAGAGATGACGAGTTCTCCATGTGCCAAACACGCTGGGCAGGACAAAACGgcaaagaagaaagacaaaaagaaacaaaggagaaagaaaaagatagaAGAGAAGAACACAGAGActggacagaaagaaaaggcagTAGTACAACCTGAAAATGAATTACAGGCTGTCTCTCTCATAAAGGCAGGAAATCACATAGATTCAACAGCAAATACAGAATCGGTGTCACAGGCAGCTCTGACTGTGATTTGTGGGGAACAGCCTGATAATGGGTTTGCCTCCAAGCAACAGCTGAGTCCCGGGGGAAAGCCCATTCCCAGCCCCCCACTATCATCCTCTCATAGCAGGCAGGATCATCTTACTGCCTGTTCACCTGCGTCCAACCAGGCTCTTTCACAGAGGCCTCATCTGTCAGACAACCACAACCATACAGATGCCTCATGTCGCATAAATCACAGCTCGGATGAAATCCCACAGCCGAAGCAACATGTAACCGGAGGTGTTACCGACAACCAACATACAACCCTGACACATGTCCAAACTACAGTTATCAATCCAGCTGCTTCTGCTGATAAAAGATCAGATGCACAAACACATGAGTTAACTACAGTTACCTCAGAAGCAGTGATACTCACACAGGAGAATCCCAGCCCACTCTCCAACAGCTGGACATGTGTGGGAGAGAGCAGCGTGGAGAGTGCCCTTGAACAGCCTTTAGTGGTGGTTGCTGCGTTGCCACCGGCAACACCCACGATGCCAGAAGTGATAGAAAgcaagggagagggagaaagcaCGAGGCGTGATTCATTGGCTGTAGCTGCTGTAGCAGTCGCAGAGAGTGAGAAAGCAGTAGGAGAGAAAGATTTAGGGGGAACAGGAAAGTGTCTCAGCTCTGCAGACGAAGAGAAAGAAGGACACTTGGACAACCTTCCTCAGTTCGCATTAATCTGTTCACAGGGAAAAGGCTCACTTGCATTTTCAGCCAAAGAGGGACAGGCTTCATCTGAGGAaagctgcagcagcaaaatgCCACACAACTCTGCTGAGACAGAAATGAAGGGACCGGGAGAAACAAGCGTTCGCAGTGCAGACACCGGGGTCTCACCAGCTGAAGAGGGAGACAAAGAAAAGGAGTCACTCTGTTTAGAAGTCTATATCAATACTTCTCCCTTTGGGCTACTCACTAGTCCTGATTGTCAGGATTACAGTGCTGTGGGATTGGAGGAAGCAGGACGAGGGGGAGGAGAAGGGGAGGTGGGAGAGAAAGGACGGCTGGCTACTGAGCACAGTTCATTCAGCCAGCCAGAAGGCTCTGCTAGTGGGGTGTCATCAGCCGAGACAGAGACGCGTCCGCCCACCGATGTTGCAGAGTCACAGCTGAAGTCACAGAGCTGGACTGAGCCGATTGCTACCATCCCTGAGAGCATCTGCACTGAACAGGACCGTCTTTCTCAACCCTGCCAAGAACAGCATGGCGCAGCCATCTCACCTCTTCCCACTAACCCTGAACAGAGCTCCAGCAATACAAACAAAGGGGTAAGGGCTGATCTCAAACAGAATTTCATTTCAGAAGAAGCATTGTCTTTGGGACACATTTGTAGGGAATCATCCATCCCAGAGACAGAGGGAAATAACGGTCAAATCTTGCTGTCTTTAATCTCACCTCAGCTGCTGACTTCTTCACAACAAATCTCAGTCGAGCAACAAGCGAGCAACATTCAACAGGTCCAGCCTAAAAGTAGCACAACAGAAACCAGCACAGCCGTAAGTTCAGCCGCAGAGTTCCAAGTCCAGAAACAGAGCAATAGTGGGGCTATGTCTGGAGTGGATGTGTACGTATGTAACAGAAGCAGAGGCAACAACAGAGTTCACTTTGCGGACACTGTGAAACAAGAAAGCAGTTCCTCTTTGGATCTCAGGAACATGTCGGTGCCAGCTATGGACTGCGCCTCTTTGCCTCCGCTGACTGTACATGAAAGTTTGCACCATCCTGTGGTTGAGGCCAGCTACACCTTCCCAGAATTTCTCAGCTTGAAAAAGTCAGAAATCCCCGCAGATACAACTCCTGCTAAGGATGAATTAGCAAAACGGAGCTCAGCCGACTCCCCGAAGCCACAGGAAGATCTCCAGTTGAATAAAGGAAATACGGGGACCAAAGATACCAAGGAGAACAATAACATAGATCAGTCAGGTAACAACAACTTGGAGACTAACACAGTGGATTTACAGTCAGCGACTGAGGCCTGCTCAAAACAGCTTCCTTGTCCTACGGAGAAGAATCAGACTGGTGACGTTATACAAACAGCAGAAAGTGCAGTCTCTGAGGCTGATCAACCAACAGTTGAACAGGTGTCAGCAAAGGTGACAAAGCAAATAGAGGCAGAAACAGAGAAGGATGGTGTAACCCTGTGTTTGTCAACTGAGAAAGAGATAGATAAGTTACATGCTTCGTCTAAAGGCTTAGTCAAGGCTGGCCTGCCCCAGGAGTCCCCTTTAATATGGGATGCTACTGAAGGTAACCTACATCCTCTCTCCTCATGTTCTGTGCTTCCAGCTGATGATGTTACCTGCAAGCTTTTAAGTGATGTCTCCACTGAGTTACCTGTTGGTCAGCTCTCTACGGACCTTGACCCCAGTTCAGCGGCCAAAACTGTGATCTGCACAGCCTCTCTTCAGACAAAGCCTAGTCACCCCAGTTATCAGCCTCCCACCCAATTAGATCAAACACCTCCTCGTAAACTGGTTCCCTCAGATCCCATGAAAGCCAGTGAGGGGTCGGAGCCCATAATTTGCTCTGCTATTCTGACAAAGGATGAATCAGCGACTTCAGAAGTGACAGCCTCTGACCAGTCAATTCCTGTTATCGAGCAATTTGCCGGTAATTCTTCTTTTGTGCTGCGGCCTCCTGGTCCAATGTTGAGTCACTTGGAGTTCATTGCAGACTGTGATATCTCTCTTCCTGTGCAGACCGATAACGCCAGCGCTGATAGTGACCGCACCAAAGTCTCTGGAGAGGTGGATTGCAACAAGAGCAAAGAAATGACACAAATGTCTCTAGCACATGATCTGGAGTACAGTGGTGTCAACGTCAAAGCACATGAGACTTGTCCGAAACTAGAGGATAGAAATGACGTCAAGGAGACTGTCGTTGAATTTGAGTTTTCTGCGATTAACAATTTAAATATTCAGTTTTCACAAGAGGGAAATCTGTCTCCTCATCCCCCTGGTGCAGTGGGTGTACTGGCAAAAGGTGGGTCTGATAATGTAATTTCTCTATCCCACTCTGAGCCACGCCCTGTTGGCATTAAACCTGTTATTTGTGAAGCATCCATTAAGGATTATGATGGAATTAAACAAGACAATATGACAGAGAAAATGGGAGATGAGACATTCACGCTGTTtgcagaggaaaagaaaaaagttgaaGAAGCAACAATGGATAATCAAAGGGAAACAGCAGACAGCAGTAAGATGCAGAAAGGAAAGACAGACACAGCACCACAACAGAGTAATGGGAGAGATAAAGAGGCTGGAGAGGAAATTGGAGACCTGCAGCCACAACATAAACATAAAGTGCATAAGACTGAATCACCAGTAAGTGATATAAAGGAGGAAGTAGAAAGGAAGAGTGGCATTGCATCTGAAAGACAAAGCAAGACTTCTTTCTCATCTGAGGACATGCTAGTTGCTGAGGTAGATTCTGACACTCAAACTGTTTATGACCAGAGTTTGCGCCAAACTCTGACAGCAACACTGGAAAGCAGCACCGACAAGGACACGGCACCAGATTTGAATGCAGCTCTTGGCCAGTCACAGTCCACACCAGAGCCCAACTGTTTTGCTCAGCAACAGGAGCAACAGCAGCGGTGTCTGTACTACCTACAGTGTCTGGGATCTAGACATCCCACACAAGAATTGTCAGATGGCTGTCTAGATGGGGGAGAAAAGACCAACAGTCAAGCACTGGTTCCAAGTGTGAAAGGGGTAGCAGAGGGCAGAGACGGCTCTGTTGGGAGTGACGAGTTGACAGGGGATGACAGCAGTGGCAATGAACGAGTGATGGGTGATGGAGAGGGAGAACAAGCAGGACTGTTTCACCTTGCCAGTGATTTAAATAAGAGTAGAAGGGCTGCTGAGAGAAATGCCTCGGCTGAAATAGGGAGTGTAACAACTGGCTCTTATGTAGATGAGACAAGACAGGGGATGGATGAGAATAAAAGCCCTGCGTTAGGGGTAGTTGGGTCAAATACAGACACTGAGTTTGTGAATGATCCGGTTGGTAAACGCCAGCAAAAAGGCAATCTATCAGCTTCCTGTCAAGACCAACATGGAAATCCTGAGACCTTGAAGAACACAGCTGTATCTGTTGAGATTTTATCACAGGAACATGAGACTTCACCTTCCCAGATCTCTTTTTCATCAAAGGTCAGCACAGATAGTCATGGCATTCATTTGGCAGTTACTCCAAGTACAAACCAGGGTGAAGAAATTCACACAAAGATATTCAGCGCTCTGGTTGGGCAACCCGAAACTGTGGAAAAGGATTTCAGTGCAGCCACGGCTGTGAAAAGCAACATTAGTCAAACTGAGGAGTGTGAAATTCAGGATACAGTGTGCAGGCCTCTCAAGCTACAAAGCTTCAATAAAACCTCCACCACACAAAGCAGCCCAGTAGTACAAACACCCATAAAAGGCCCCGATGTAGAGGAGATCACAAAGGCAGATAAAGCACCTTTGGAAGAAGGGAAAGCTAGCAGCCAGGGGAAAGGACAAAGTGAGATAAAAGaattaaacaataaatcaaTGAATAAACAGAAGGTCATAAATCCAACTGTGAGTGCTAAAGACAGTGGCTCAACTGGTCTTTCTAAGGCAACAGAAAATGACAATGATATAAAAGATAAAACAAGTCTTATTATCACAGgcccgtctgttgttttgtcAAAGTGCCCGGATGATTGTGCATCAACCCCACCTGCAGCCCCTACCCAGTCAGAGAAGCCACATGATCAGGTGTCTTTGTCAAAGCCCCGAGACGATACCGCGGTTAACCTCATTGTTGCCGATTCCCACCGTGAAGGAACATCACCTGAAAAAGCTTCTGTTGAACAAGTGTCTGTGAACACGGAGCCTGCCGATGTGTCAGAGAGTCCGGCTCCTGGACTTCCAGCTCGAGAACCAGATATAAACTGGATACAAGCTCTTAAAGAAGCTGCATCCCAATCTCAGAGTAAACAAGAGACATCAAG ACCCCTCCCATCTCTGGAGTCTCCTCAACTAGAATTTCTAACTCCGACTGAGGAGATAGCTGCTCCTCTGAGACAGGAGGAGATCCCACCACCGGAGCGAGCAGCAGCAAAGACAACCGAGATCCCACCTCCTAATCTTGTGAAGAAGCCAGTGGATCTTCCTGAACCTTTGCAAAAGACCGCAGAGCTTCCCGAACCAACACTGCAGACAGTAGAGTTCCcagaagaaacaaagaaagtaGAGCTTTTAGAACCAagcaagaaagaagaagagcCGCCAGTAGAGCTGCCAGAACCAAAAAGGGAGCCAGTGACTGCCTCACAAATAGAGAAGGAGCTAACTGAGCTACAGGAACCAACGAAAATTACAAAAGAGCTCCCTGAACCAACAAACAATGAAGTGGAGTTCCCAGAACCAACGGAGAATAAAGAACCAGAACcaacaaagacagaaacagaagaaCCGGAGAAGGAGCTGATCAGTGAGCTTCCAGAGGAGCAAGTGGAAAAACCAGTCGAGATCCCAGCTGAGGAAACTGCTGCGACAGAAACAGTCCAGTACCCTGCTGAGGAGCTACAGGACAGCGG GTCCTCCCTCACTGAGCAGGCAGAAAGAGGTGACCGTGCCCCTGCCTCTTCCCCACCTTCTTCCTCCGAATACCACTTCCTGCCTGCCCTCCCACCTCACCTCCAAGACACCACTGAATTTCCCACTCCTCCTCCCACACCACCTGAGAGGTACACTTCTGAAGCTCTGCCAACCCCACCTGCATCTCCCTGctttcctccccctcctcctccagcccCTGCCTCCCCTCCTGTACCTCCTGCTTACCAGGGTGAGGACCACTGCCCTGCTTCTGCACCCTGCCACCCTCCTTTAAG